A portion of the Meriones unguiculatus strain TT.TT164.6M chromosome 11, Bangor_MerUng_6.1, whole genome shotgun sequence genome contains these proteins:
- the Dnase1l2 gene encoding deoxyribonuclease-1-like 2 produces the protein MGWPWAPLTVLWALGAMGATALRIGAFNIQSFGDHKVSDPDCGSVIAQILAGYDIVLVQEVRDPDLSAVSLLMEQINSVSKHEYSFVSSKPLGRDQYKEMYLFVYRKDAVSVVSTYQYPDPEDAFSREPFVVKFSAPSCAAKELVLIPLHAAPHQAVAEIDALYDVYLDLIDKWGTDDMLFLGDFNADCKYVKAHDWASIRLRSSEVFKWLIPDSADTTVGNSDCAYDRIVVSGAHLRRSLKPQSASVHNFQEEFDLDQSQALAISDHFPVEVTFKPH, from the exons ATGGGTTGGCCCTGGGCCCCGCTGACAGTACTTTGGGCACTGGGTGCCATGGGGGCCACAGCACTGCGCATTGGAGCCTTCAACATTCAGAGCTTTGGTGACCACAAAGTGTCAGATCCAGACTGTGGCAGTGTCATAGCACAG ATCCTGGCTGGCTATGACATCGTCCTGGTGCAGGAGGTGCGAGACCCAGACCTAAGTGCAGTGTCCTTGCTCATGGAACAAATTAACAG CGTGTCCAAGCATGAGTACAGTTTTGTGAGCAGCAAGCCACTTGGACGGGACCAGTACAAGGAAATGTATCTGTTTGTCTACAG GAAAGATGCAGTGTCAGTGGTCAGCACGTACCAGTATCCGGATCCAGAGGATGCCTTCAGCCGGGAGCCGTTTGTGGTCAAATTCTCAGCTCCCAGCTGTG CTGCGAAGGAGCTAGTGCTGATCCCCCTGCATGCAGCACCACACCAGGCAGTGGCGGAGATTGACGCCCTCTACGACGTATACCTTGATCTGATTGACAAGTGGGGCACAGAT GACATGCTGTTTCTGGGTGACTTTAATGCTGATTGCAAGTATGTGAAGGCGCATGACTGGGCATCAATCCGCCTGCGCAGCAGTGAGGTGTTTAAGTGGCTCATCCCAGACAGTGCAGACACCACAGTGGGCAACTCGGACTGTGCCTATGACCGGATTGTAGTGAGTGGTGCCCACCTGCGCAGGAGCCTGAAGCCCCAGTCAGCCTCAGTTCACAACTTTCAGGAGGAATTTGACCTAGATCAGAGCCAG GCTCTTGCCATCAGCGACCATTTTCCTGTGGAAGTGACCTTCAAGCCTCACTGA